From the genome of Gambusia affinis linkage group LG04, SWU_Gaff_1.0, whole genome shotgun sequence:
TCAAGCTTTTACAAAGACCTGTCTCAACCTTTTTAGCTTTCAgaagaaatttgaatttgaaaaaaattctgtgaAGAAAAATCTCTGCAGGCAATAAACCGTTCcacattttactttgatttcaaGGCTTGACATCTGCTGATGAGTTGAAAAGTTTCAAGGAAAAGTAGAGAAAATCACTTATTCTGAATTTGGATGTCAATATTTTGACAGTGGAAAATTTCCTGTGAAAAGGTCCCTGTAAAACtgaagtttatatatatatacatatacatatatatatatgtatatatatatatatatatatatatatatatatacatatatatatatatatatatatatatatatatatatatatatatatatatatatatatatatataataacgATATAAGTAACTAACTGCTTAGACAAAATGCATCTCaatgatttttgttattttatagtTCAATGCCTCCCTCTAGTGTTTACAGTGATAACTGCATCTGGGTTCAGCAGGCAGATGCTTTTGGAGGTCTTAATATGGACCAGTACGTTTTAACAGAATACATTACCACATCTAAACTTTTTTagcattgttttaaatgtgccaaACAGTGGAACAGAAGGCTGAAGATGTCAGCTAATTTACTTTTGATTTAAGGTCATATTGCGCAtataagtttgtgttttcaggcaACCATTTGATTGTTTgatgtgaattattttttcttgataAAATTACTGATGGATTTGGTTGCCAATCTTGAGAATTTCTCTGCATGTCTTACTTCACCCTTTTTCTAGCTCTACTAATTTGGTGCCTTTTTGATAAAATGGGCCATCAAGAGTAACTTACCTTGCTCATATTTACAGCTGGAACAATAAATAGAAAGCTTCAAACTTGActgaaaatgcagatttttctgcCACTTCAAATAGCAAGAAGGATGTAGgtggagttttaaaaaaatccaaaactatttcttaaaaagaagaaatagaaacCTTTCAGCAGCGTCCAAAGAGTGGGACATAATTTAGGGATGGTGCAAACTCAACTCGGCAGCAAAGTGGTTGATGCATTCAGTGACTTATTAAAACCAGACCTCAGCATAGTAAGTCATGAAGATCTGCTAAACAAACATGCCTTTTCAAAGTATGTTTTTCAAAGTACAACTGAACGCATGTTCTTGTTCATGTTGCTGAAgaacaaaaccaagaaaacagaaagaaatcgGCCGAAACATTTTAGGAAACTGTGTGGCTTTAGTAGGGCCAAACAGTGAAACCCTGTTTGATTCTGACCTACAAATAGTTATTGATCCCTTTTCTACACAgctattttgttcatttcattaaaatgttgtaaatttagTTTAGTGAGCAAAAGAAGGAAAGACATAAATACtatattaaaaatgcttttaactTAATTCTGGCTCATATGGCAGAAGACTTGAggtttgtgatggtaggacacATTACATGTGGTTCTCGCTGTGGTCTTCTTTCTTCACCAAAAACACTGGAAACTTTGACAAGCGTGATGAATTCTTAGAAATACCAAGTGATTTTAGCAATATATCTGAGCAATATGTTGAATCATGACCAACATCAGTCGATAACGATACCTCAGATATTGTGCAACCCCAATATagacacaaagaaataaattccagtgaaataaATACCCACAACACAAATGAAGCTTTAACTTTTTATAAgatttatataaaagaaaaaacataacacaatAACCAGGTAATGTCTTacattgtgtttttcctttgatTCTCTGAGGAGTATTTACAAAACAGGCTTATTTACACACAGCATGAACTCAGAAGTGGACAGGAAAAACTACGCAACAGTAACTCGAGCAACCAGTTAGCGTATTggtaatatatttattatgtaCAAGTGTAACTGGCCAGTCTAGAGCATTACAGGAGGAAAGATATTCTGAGAAAGACTGAAATAACTTCAAGTATCTGATGTGAGGTTTTAGTGGAGGGTTTAGTCTGACAGACAGATTTggagcaaaagcaaaaatctggTGGAGCAAAATGACAGGAGGAGCTCTAGAGAGGACTGCAGACAatacaatgttttcatttctccaaTAAATGCCCTAAAACTAACATTAACACAACCAAAGAAAAACCTCTTTACACGTATAATGATAGCTTGTTGGACTGTAGCACCTTCTTGaggcttaaaaaaacaattctgcaacaagcagaaaaataaagcaaataaagttgCTCAGGGCAGCAACACAACTTCAGACAGATTGAAAAGCAGACAAAAGACAACAGGCTTTCACAGCAGTTTGAAACTTTTTGGACTTTATGAAGTGGTTCACTCTATAAGAACCAAACTCTTAGCTCCATGGTGATGAAATGTTATGTTCTTTGGAGTGGCGGGCTAACTTCAGAAATGTAGTACCTTGTGTGTCATTTAAGGTCCAAATATCACTTAAACCATCGCAAGAATTGCACAGTCAATTGTCTGAAAAGAAGAACTAGCTTATCTTAGGAGAAATCTTAGTTGAAAACGATGAGCACAGGCCATTTCCTACAAACGTCTCCCATTGTTCTGAAGACTAATGCTACTTCACAAAGTCTGTTCAACACTGTAGGGATCAGCTGCCCTTCTTTTTAACACATCTCTATAGTGTATGTATTCTGGATAGAGGATATTACATCCTTCTACACGAACTCAGCCAGGAAGTGGCAGATGCTGCGATCCAAATCCACTGTTCTTCATCCAACCAGCACTGCGCTTTCAGAGTAGGACCATCATCCTCACTGTAGTGTTAATTTAAGACCTAAAACTGAgcaaaagactttttttctctcttttgtaaaacaaaaaggtcCACTCTCAGAGTGCTAGTGAAATAAGGACTCtccaaatgtatttgttttaaggaAAGCAGGCCAGCATGTGATAAGATTGGCTGCtctgaatgtaaaataaaaattttaaaaaagcacccCGGCTCTCCAGCTCTCTCAGCAGACGGTGAGCGGCTGTGGTTGGCTTTCACGCCGCtggtttttcttcagcagctgAATCCGGTTGTGACAGTAGAACTTGACCGCTCGCCAGTCACGGTGGTTGTTGACCAACAGGGGGCACTGCTGCAGGCAGCGCTCGCAGTCGGCCTTCGCGGGGACACGGAGCTCGTTGATGTTTTTGGTTAGATGCTCTTCAACTGCTGCACGCTCCGCCTCTGACCAGGGACGCTTCAGGACCCCTCGCTTCCCTGCAATGcaagagagagaggaaataCTGTAGATTAAAAGCaatgtctttgttgttgagctcatgtCTTCATTTATTCAATAACTTAGctgcaaaaataacattgaaaatgttatttattttgtctccaTCTTTGGATTTTATACAAACGTTGCTGAGTATAAGAGCAGTAACGGGGCTAACCTGAGCCTCTCCTGCGGTTTGCAGGTGggagaggtggaggagggggcGGCGGCAGGAGGCCAGACTGGACATTCTTGATCTTCTTGGGCCGCCCCACCCGGCCGTTGTTTTTGCCTTTCCTGACGTAAAGCAGGGTGGGTGGAGGGCTCAGAGCTGGGGCTGGGGGGGTCACCACGGGTTTCTCCTTCACATGTTCCCCATCCGAGTCTCCCTCCGAGAAAGAGTCCGCAGAGTTTCCTGATAAAACTGGAAATCAAATTTTGAATCAGAACCAGACGCCGTACGGacttaaaatcattaaaatataatttcacacaaaaatcaTCTCCTAGGAAGGAACAATAAAACACTAATCTGGGAACTGACTCATCATGTTTGTGTTCATTCGTCTCACCATCCAGCTCCAGGCAGATGTGGTTCAGGCTCATTCCTCTGAACAGAACGCCGTCTCTCTCCCCACACAGCACCACTCGGCCCACTCTGCCCATCAAACCCGGGTCTTGGCCGATTCCGGTGCAGATCTGCGTCACGTGATACTCCCTCTCCAGGAAGTGCTCCAGCCGCTCCACAGCGCCGCCTCCTGGCTGCCCCGGCTCCTCTCCCtcccccagcagcagcagctgggtcAGGATGGCCACCTGCCGGCGGACCCTAGCTTGCGTCAAAGCCCTGGGGTTGCGGGTGCCGCTGGAGCGGGCCAGGCTACGAAGGAGGTCGGTGCCGCGCAGAGGGGTGGCAGGAGAGTGGTAGGGGCGGGCAAAGATGTACGGGTTGACAGGATCTACCCCGGCGTCATGACGGGTCTGCAGGAGCAGCTCCAGACAGGGCTCGCAGTGGGGGGGGAGGATGAGCGGCTGGACGCGCCCGCGCTTCCCCTGGACCCCGACTCTAGGCAGGTGAGAAAGAACGAGTCGCTCAAATGGGGAGAGGGAAGCCTCCAGCGGCGTGAGAGCCGGGGGGGCGCCAGGAGGGACAGGGACAGGGCACTGAGGGGTGACGCGAACGCGATACTCGGCGATGGTCAACTTGGAGACCTCGCACTCGCGTCTTCGGTTGTACAGGATGAGGAGCGCCAGGCTGGAGTGGCAGAGCAGGCGCCAGGCCTCGGAGGACTGCAGCTGCCGGGACAGAGACAGGAACGCGGAGTGCTGGAGCCGACGGAGGTACAGGACCAGAGAGGACAGAGAGGACAGGAGGGGCAGCATGTGGTGACGGCCTGAACCACTGCAAGACACAAAGGACACTTTTCATCCCCAAAGTTTCAGTAACAGTGGCAGTCATGAGTTTATGTTCGTACAGTTATAACGGACATGAATGTCGTTCATTTGGGACTTTTAATGTCTTATTTAAGTTAGGCTAGGTTCACACTGCTGGTAAATGCAACCCAAGTCCCAttgcttcttcttttatttttagtccttGTTACGTTTTCaaaaacttctgattttttgcaaccagaaaaaaaacatctgatttattCCACTTCCATATGTGGTGTTGAATCTGATGCGCATTAGTGAGGatgaacatatttatttgtaaatataattgTGAAGCCATGTGGACTGGAGAAAATAGATGCTAACAGATGAAGAAACTGCTTGGTAACAAACGTTATTCAACTTGCATAAAGAGGAAACAAATTACCTCAGcaactccttttctttttcctctgtccCACTGTCATCCTCAATTTCCATGATTCCATTAACATcattctcttcctcctcttcatcctcctctttttttgGTGCTATTTTTTCAGCTGTTATGCTGTTGAAGGACTGAGGGCACACCAGCTCCaattcctcttcctcttttgtctTCTTCATGTCCACTACATCCAAATCTACATCTTCCatgtcctcctcttcctccatccttttttctttctttaatctcCTCACCCCTCCTTTCCTGGACTGTGTCACCGCCACAGGTGGGGGGCTCCTCTTTAGGACTGACACTGCCACTGCGTTCTGCCCGCGTAGGGGAGTCAGGACAGGACTGGTGGAGCTTCTCCCAGAGGAGTCGTGGGATTGGTCCGCTGAGGTGAGAGAGGGCGGAGTCATGGACAGGTCCTGGACACTGCTCTGTCCTCTGACCTGGGAGAACTTGGAGTGGTTCTCTGTGTGAGCGTGCAGTGAAGCAGAGTTTGTGCTGTGCGCTTGCAGATGCGGCATCTGTGTGTAGCGCTCGACAAGGGCGGAGCACACGTCGGGCTGGTGGGCGTGGTGTTTGTCCAGGTGGCGGCCCAGCGAGCGGAAGTGGCGTCCGCAGTGTTCACAGGTTTGGCGTGTGGAGTCAGTGGACACTCCTTCTCTTGGGACATTTGTGGTGAGATTTGCCCCGTTCTCAGAATCGAAACAGGTCGGAGTTTTGAATTCAGGTTTGGTCGAACTTGAGGAGGGGAAGGAAGATGAGGAGGCAGGAGACGGGGACGAAGGTAGGGTACAGTTATGATGTGGGACGCTGGAGGGAGAGACAGGCGAAGGGCGTCGGGGTGGGGTCCGATGGGGCATCTTTTTCTTGGAAGGAGTGCCGCGACGCTTCTTCCGTCGGCGAAGTGCACGACCACGGGGGCTGGAGTTGTCTTCATCTGCAGCGTCCAAGTCGCTGGCATCAGAGTGAGAGACGGGGGAGGATGACGGGGAGAGGGACCAGGACGGGGTGACaaactcctgctgctgctgccgatGCTGCTGGGCGGTCAGAGGAAGGGGCTCGTCTTCCTGGAGTGAAAAGATGCAAATGTCAACGTAATGTTACAATAGCAATGATAAAAATGGAACTGGGGTTAGGAtgaggtttgttttctgctgtgtttccGTCTGTCACCGCCTTCACAGATCCTCCCACACTAGTCACACTTAGGACTTTTTCACAgactttagttgttttttattttggaggggCGCGGGGGGAAGGGGGGGTTATGTTATAGATTATGTTTATGCACCCAGGAGTCAGAACAGCACCAGCAACGAGGGATTATTAACTAATCAATCGATTTCTGAAGGCAACTAGTTGAActggttttgtatttaaaggtaACCGAGTACCTAACATGAAGTCCTTACAAGTTCATAAGAGAAATACCCATTTGTTATGCATTgccaaaattattttagataaaaagatATGCTTATGTACTACAGCCTACAtttcagacaaattaaaaacagacaaaacaaaatacggtgaaaaataaataaaataaaaacaaacatatcaTTTATATTTGCTTACTTTGTGGAATAAGTTGTTTAATGTAAATCTTCAACATCATTGAATTGTGTTAAGTTACTTTATTCGTACATCAATGCCTTACGGCTTGTGGTCTTTATCAGTCAAAAACTGTGAAAGGTGTGCAAAATCCAGTAAGACAGATATTAGAAATGTCTGAATGTGTAAACAGGAGACATTGTTTTACCTTTTTCACGTTGTTGCTATTTTCAGAGTCTGAGTTACACTCCGGTTGCGCTGGAGACACAGTTGCACGGAAACCCTGAGGAACGCATAAAACTCAGATTAAACCAGCAGCAGGCACAACACTCATTAATATTTAGCGTCACAATCAGCCTCAGCTGTCACTCAGAGAGCAGGAAAACACATTAGTAAAGTAgactaaaaaacagaaaaagaaagagatatttattgtttgaaaCAAGCTTTAAATACGAGACGGTTGAGAAACAAAGCCAGATTAAACTAAGGGGCCTGCATGCAGTAAAAGAATGTGTTTGAGTTCATCGACCATCCTGAAGCTTTTTTGCTGTTTGACAACTTCTTAAACAGTTTCTGGTGTCATTTGGttgaaaatattcatcaaatTTAATGGGTCCATCACAGCAACAAATGTCATGTTATAACCATGGTAACTGTTGCTACAGCATTATAGGTAGAAGGAGAGCTGGAGCTCTgtcatcaccatggcaaccataTGCCTTGTTTAGCTTGTGCATGCAGAAGAAGGGTgattgtgagtgtgtgtgagtgttatCAGCAGTGTCAGAACAAACATATGTCTGTCTGATGTCAGATATTTCATGCGtctgtttttacagaaatgaaGACGACATATTGAAACAGCAAAGGGGAAAAGAGGGATAACTCCACACAAGGActaatcaaaaatatatttgtctcACTAGATTCTCTCCCCACTCGGTCAGGCTGTAGTCAACGGTGATCTCCTCTCCCTTGGTGATGTCTCGAATGGCAATAACGACCAGGCGCACCTGGCTGCCACAGTGGACCTCCCTGATGCGGCAGTTGGGGGATGGAGGGAAGGACATGGCTGTCGGAGCCGGAGCCGAGGCAGTGGGAGCAGCTGGAGCTGTGGAAGCTGGGGTCAGAGTTGGGCCCTGAGCTGAAGCTGTGGTGGCTGGGGCCGGAGCGGGCACAGGGGTCAACGTCGGGGCTGAGGAAGCAGTGGGAGGCGGAGCCGGGGTGGACGCTGAGCTGACCTTGGATCCACGGGAGACCTTATCTCGAGTCTGCTCTGGTGGACCGCTGGGAAGACAAAGGATTAATTGatgaaagggggaaaaaagcaacatgCACCCCTCAGTAATATCCTGCCAAATGTAAAGTTAATCctgttcaataaattagattatgcattcagattaaaagtacctttagaaaaaaaacatttgagtagtattaaacatacttttatgcttttatgcatgtgatgtaatattttaattttatacgTCATGTTTTctggacatttaaaaatatttaaaacttaaatttatttaggaATATTAGACTAAAGGAGACTGATTTTTcaaccaaacacacacttcAGCTTCAACTCAGCTTGTTTATGTGGATGAAATCAAGACCTGAAGGGTTGGTGGCAGCCAAGGAGAGTGACTCAAATGAGCAGAGCTtaaattaagcagtactcaagtaaaaatcaGCAACAGTTGatcattttctaaaactttgagttttataaGATGCCAGTTAAAACAACCAACAGGAGCCTGGATGTGAACTCACCAGCTGTGATGA
Proteins encoded in this window:
- the si:dkey-117m1.4 gene encoding uncharacterized protein si:dkey-117m1.4 — its product is MAETVRSLFEYRDPHGDGEGVKAAPPTRGRGCGRKRKGTPVKVFVTHTEEEGVPEQSINPGDRKEGGESKRPSLDAPSYITHPAHHSCGPPEQTRDKVSRGSKVSSASTPAPPPTASSAPTLTPVPAPAPATTASAQGPTLTPASTAPAAPTASAPAPTAMSFPPSPNCRIREVHCGSQVRLVVIAIRDITKGEEITVDYSLTEWGENLGFRATVSPAQPECNSDSENSNNVKKEDEPLPLTAQQHRQQQQEFVTPSWSLSPSSSPVSHSDASDLDAADEDNSSPRGRALRRRKKRRGTPSKKKMPHRTPPRRPSPVSPSSVPHHNCTLPSSPSPASSSSFPSSSSTKPEFKTPTCFDSENGANLTTNVPREGVSTDSTRQTCEHCGRHFRSLGRHLDKHHAHQPDVCSALVERYTQMPHLQAHSTNSASLHAHTENHSKFSQVRGQSSVQDLSMTPPSLTSADQSHDSSGRSSTSPVLTPLRGQNAVAVSVLKRSPPPVAVTQSRKGGVRRLKKEKRMEEEEDMEDVDLDVVDMKKTKEEEELELVCPQSFNSITAEKIAPKKEEDEEEEENDVNGIMEIEDDSGTEEKEKELLSGSGRHHMLPLLSSLSSLVLYLRRLQHSAFLSLSRQLQSSEAWRLLCHSSLALLILYNRRRECEVSKLTIAEYRVRVTPQCPVPVPPGAPPALTPLEASLSPFERLVLSHLPRVGVQGKRGRVQPLILPPHCEPCLELLLQTRHDAGVDPVNPYIFARPYHSPATPLRGTDLLRSLARSSGTRNPRALTQARVRRQVAILTQLLLLGEGEEPGQPGGGAVERLEHFLEREYHVTQICTGIGQDPGLMGRVGRVVLCGERDGVLFRGMSLNHICLELDVLSGNSADSFSEGDSDGEHVKEKPVVTPPAPALSPPPTLLYVRKGKNNGRVGRPKKIKNVQSGLLPPPPPPPLPPANRRRGSGKRGVLKRPWSEAERAAVEEHLTKNINELRVPAKADCERCLQQCPLLVNNHRDWRAVKFYCHNRIQLLKKNQRRESQPQPLTVC